A window from Triticum aestivum cultivar Chinese Spring chromosome 6D, IWGSC CS RefSeq v2.1, whole genome shotgun sequence encodes these proteins:
- the LOC123143699 gene encoding guanine nucleotide-binding protein subunit gamma 2, with product MRGEANGGDRRPRDEEGEEEEEPPQQQEEERAARPSSEQQQPVAAEAAATTTTRSVGYVGKHRLSAAIQRLDQELQSLQDELNELETMEPASAACREVITSTEGKPDPLLPITSSPENSSWDRWFQRVRSSRSNKWWQSKGSDFA from the exons ATGAGGGGGGAGGCCAACGGAGGGGACCGGCGGCCGcgggacgaggagggggaggaggaggaggagccgccgcagcagcaggaggaggagagggcggcgaggccgTCTTCTGAGCAGCAGCAGCCCGTTgctgcggaggcggcggcgacgacgacgacgaggagcgtgGGGTACGTGGGGAAGCACCGCCTCTCCGCCGCCATCCAGCGCCTCGACCAGGAGCTCCAGTCACTCCAG GATGAATTGAATGAGCTTGAAACCATGGAACCTGCATCTGCGGCATGCCGGGA GGTGATCACAAGTACTGAAGGAAAACCTGACCCGCTTCTTCCAAT CACAAGTAGCCCGGAGAACTCTTCATGGGACAGGTGGTTCCAGCGCGTGCGAAGCTCTCGCAGCAACAAATGGTGGCAATCCAAGGGCTCTGATTTTGCCTAG
- the LOC123143700 gene encoding delta-aminolevulinic acid dehydratase, chloroplastic: MASTVAFPPAIAVGANVQHSRRTSSLRPVPRARPVAARASAERDGAAAAVQARSGRTIEECEADAVAGKFPAAPPPTRPQAPSGTPEIRPLDMAKRPRRNRRSPALRAAFQETSITPANLVLPLFIHEGEEDTPIGAMPGCFRLGWRHGLLEEVYKSRDVGVNSFVLFPKVPDGLKTQTGDEAYNDNGLVPRTIRLLKDKYPDIVIYTDVALDPYSSDGHDGIVREDGVIMNDETVHQLCKQAVSQARAGADVISPSDMMDGRVGAIRAALDAEGFHDVSIMSYTAKYASSFYGPFREALDSNPRFGDKKTYQMNPANYREALIETAADEAEGADILLVKPGLPYLDIIRLLRDNSALPIAAYQVSGEYSMIKAGGVLKMVDEEKVMMESLLCLRRAGADIILTYFARQAANVLCGTKRM; encoded by the exons ATGGCCTCCACCGTGGCATTCCCCCCCGCCATCGCCGTCGGCGCCAATGTGCAGCACTCTCGGAGGACCTCTTCGCTGCGGCCCGTCCCGAGAGCCAGGCCCGTGGCCGCGAGGGCCAGCGCCGAGCGGGACGGCGCCGCGGCGGCCGTCCAGGCGCGGTCGGGGAGGACCATCGAGGAGTGCGAGGCGGACGCCGTCGCCGGGAAGTTCCCCGCTGCGCCGCCGCCGACCAGGCCGCAGGCGCCCAGCGGCACCCCGGAGATCAGGCCCCTC GACATGGCGAAGCGCCCTCGCCGGAACCGGAGGTCGCCGGCGCTCCGGGCAGCGTTCCAGGAGACCAGCATTACCCCCGCGAACCTCGTCCTCCCTCTGTTCATCCACGAAG GTGAAGAAGACACTCCCATTGGAGCTATGCCTGGGTGCTTCAGGCTTGGATGGAGGCACGGGCTTCTGGAAGAG GTGTACAAGTCACGCGATGTTGGTGTTAACAGCTTTGTGCTATTCCCAAAGGTTCCTGATGGATTAAAG ACGCAAACTGGAGATGAGGCATATAATGATAATGGTTTAGTGCCGCGAACAATCCGTCTGCTCAAGGATAAGTATCCTGACATT GTTATCTACACTGATGTTGCTTTGGATCCGTATTCTTCTGATGGGCATGATGGCATTGTGAGGGAAgatg GAGTCATCATGAACGATGAAACAGTCCATCAGCTGTGCAAGCAGGCAGTTTCCCAG GCTCGAGCTGGTGCTGATGTTATCAGTCCTAGTGACATGATGGATGGTCGTGTTGGAGCAATTCGGGCTGCTTTAGATGCGGAGGGTTTCCATGATGTCTCCATCATGTCCTACACTGCCAA GTATGCTAGTTCATTTTATGGTCCATTCCGTGAAGCTTTGGATTCAAATCCACGATTTGGAGACAAGAAGAC TTATCAGATGAACCCGGCCAATTACAGAGAAGCCCTTATAGAAACCGCAGCAGACGAAGCAGAAGGAGCAGATATTCTTCTG GTGAAACCTGGATTACCATACCTGGATATTATCCGACTTCTGCGGGATAATTCAGCCTTGCCGATTGCTGCATACCAG GTGTCGGGCGAGTACTCGATGATCAAGGCCGGCGGCGTGCTGAAGATGGTGGACGAGGagaaggtgatgatggagtcgctGCTGTGCCTCCGGCGCGCTGGCGCCGACATCATCCTCACCTACTTCGCCCGCCAGGCCGCCAACGTCCTCTGCGGCACCAAGCGGATGTAG